A single genomic interval of Selenobaculum gibii harbors:
- the mltG gene encoding endolytic transglycosylase MltG, which produces MLEIRKNEQQISTWIILSVFLAFSFFMFTYGVMHQTHVKHHGDVYITVKSGMSAEDVANLLYERNVIDSVIGFKIIAKMNGLDSQLKAGEYAFSKDMSYSTIVDILVKGEIAANEIRVTVPEGYNINQIGKILEEKGITTQKDFEKAAKDFAPYEYISLDSQAQYRVEGFLFPETYQFSRKQSSKEILGIMTKEFNDKLTEEMRERANQMGLSIRELVILASLVEKEAQVDEDRPIIAQVFMNRLKEHMPLQSCATIQYILGFPKPELSLQDTKIESPYNTYQNMGLPPGPIANPGVESIKAVLYSTPTDYLYFVADKNGKHHFSKTYEEHLLAIDRIG; this is translated from the coding sequence ATGCTAGAGATAAGGAAAAATGAACAACAAATATCCACATGGATTATTTTAAGTGTTTTTTTAGCATTTTCTTTTTTTATGTTTACCTACGGTGTTATGCATCAGACGCATGTAAAGCATCATGGAGATGTTTATATTACAGTAAAATCTGGGATGTCTGCAGAAGATGTAGCAAATTTACTTTATGAACGAAATGTGATTGATAGTGTGATTGGATTTAAAATCATTGCAAAAATGAATGGTTTAGATAGTCAATTAAAAGCTGGTGAATATGCTTTTTCAAAAGATATGTCATACAGTACAATCGTTGATATACTTGTAAAAGGAGAAATCGCTGCTAATGAAATTAGAGTTACGGTTCCAGAAGGATATAATATCAACCAAATTGGTAAGATATTAGAAGAAAAAGGGATAACAACACAAAAAGATTTTGAAAAAGCCGCAAAAGATTTTGCTCCATATGAATATATTTCTTTAGATTCTCAAGCGCAGTATCGTGTAGAAGGGTTTTTGTTCCCTGAAACCTATCAGTTTTCACGTAAACAGTCATCAAAAGAAATTCTTGGCATTATGACAAAGGAATTTAATGATAAATTGACGGAAGAGATGAGAGAGCGCGCAAATCAAATGGGACTTTCTATTCGAGAGCTTGTTATTTTGGCTTCTTTAGTCGAAAAAGAGGCGCAAGTGGATGAAGATAGACCAATTATTGCGCAAGTATTCATGAATCGTTTAAAAGAGCATATGCCTTTGCAATCATGTGCGACAATTCAGTATATTCTAGGTTTTCCTAAGCCGGAATTATCATTACAAGATACAAAAATAGAATCTCCATACAACACGTATCAAAATATGGGGTTGCCGCCGGGCCCGATTGCAAACCCAGGAGTAGAATCAATCAAGGCAGTTTTATATTCAACACCAACAGATTATTTATATTTTGTTGCTGATAAGAATGGAAAGCACCATTTTAGCAAAACATATGAAGAACATCTTCTAGCGATAGATAGGATAGGATAA
- a CDS encoding O-methyltransferase, producing MDLLLKKMEEYAKEYRVPIINENGKRVLVSVIGEKKPKKVLEIGTAIGYSALLIAQHSDPEIKILSLELDEQRAEVASSFLSESSYEDKIEIRQGDAAQILNTLTDFYDVIFIDAAKGQYPYYFKQALSLLAKDGVIIADNVLFRGYVESSEKPPRRYKTIVNRLREYIKMATEHPEFETKIHHDGDGLAVSYHRGKNSEET from the coding sequence ATGGATTTGTTATTAAAAAAAATGGAAGAGTATGCGAAGGAATATAGAGTTCCGATTATTAATGAAAATGGTAAAAGAGTATTAGTCTCAGTTATTGGTGAAAAAAAACCTAAAAAAGTATTAGAAATAGGAACTGCTATTGGGTATTCTGCATTATTAATTGCGCAGCATAGTGATCCAGAGATAAAAATTCTTTCTTTAGAATTAGATGAACAACGTGCTGAAGTTGCGAGTAGCTTTCTCTCGGAGTCGTCATATGAGGATAAAATTGAAATTCGGCAAGGGGATGCAGCGCAAATACTTAATACGTTAACTGATTTTTATGATGTTATTTTTATTGATGCAGCGAAAGGTCAGTATCCATACTATTTTAAACAAGCTTTATCATTACTTGCTAAAGATGGCGTTATTATAGCAGATAATGTTTTATTTAGAGGCTATGTCGAAAGCAGTGAGAAGCCACCAAGACGTTATAAAACAATTGTGAATCGATTACGAGAATATATAAAAATGGCTACAGAACATCCTGAGTTTGAGACAAAAATTCATCATGATGGAGATGGGTTAGCTGTTTCTTATCATAGGGGGAAAAATAGTGAAGAAACCTGA
- a CDS encoding peptidase U32 family protein, whose product MKKPELLAPAGNLEKLKMALIYGADAVFLGGKAFGLRAFGGNFTEEELKEGVEFAHEMGKKVYVTVNIYAHNSDLGKLPEYLKYLESIRVDAILVADLGVFQIAKQVAPNLHIHISTQANNTNWASVQAWKDMGASRVVLARELSINEIAEIREKCNVELEMFVHGAMCISYSGRCLMSNYFTGRDANRGSCAQSCRWKYSLVEEKRPGEFIPVFEDERGTYIFNSKDMCLLPYIDQVIKSGVDSLKIEGRMKSVHYASSVVKAYRLAIDSYFADPDAFEIKDEWLDELQKVSHREYTTGFYFHRPTEKDQIYGSSSYIQTSDFIGLVLSYDEPTGFAIVEQRNNMKIGQEIEVIQPKGKTFKQNIDIMLNDEDVAIEVAPHAQQIIKIKMNEPVEPYAMLRRKENYERASQNKDRS is encoded by the coding sequence GTGAAGAAACCTGAGTTATTAGCTCCGGCAGGAAATTTAGAAAAATTGAAAATGGCATTAATTTATGGTGCAGATGCGGTTTTTTTAGGCGGAAAGGCTTTTGGACTACGTGCATTTGGTGGAAACTTTACAGAAGAGGAATTAAAGGAAGGCGTGGAGTTTGCTCATGAAATGGGCAAAAAAGTATATGTGACAGTAAATATATATGCGCATAATAGTGATTTGGGAAAATTACCAGAATACTTAAAATACCTTGAGTCTATTCGGGTAGATGCTATTTTAGTTGCAGATTTGGGAGTGTTTCAAATCGCGAAGCAAGTTGCGCCTAATCTGCATATTCATATTAGCACTCAAGCGAATAATACGAATTGGGCTTCTGTTCAAGCTTGGAAAGATATGGGCGCTTCTCGAGTGGTATTAGCACGAGAGTTATCGATAAATGAGATTGCTGAAATTCGAGAAAAATGTAATGTTGAATTAGAAATGTTTGTACATGGTGCAATGTGTATTTCTTATTCAGGGCGTTGCCTAATGAGTAATTATTTTACAGGAAGAGATGCAAATCGTGGGAGTTGTGCGCAATCTTGCCGCTGGAAGTATAGTTTAGTGGAAGAAAAGCGCCCGGGTGAATTTATCCCTGTATTTGAGGATGAACGTGGTACGTATATTTTTAATTCAAAAGATATGTGTTTGTTACCATATATTGATCAGGTGATAAAAAGTGGTGTTGATAGTTTAAAAATTGAAGGTCGGATGAAAAGTGTTCATTATGCATCTAGTGTTGTGAAAGCTTATCGCCTGGCGATTGATAGTTATTTTGCAGATCCAGATGCGTTTGAGATTAAAGATGAATGGTTAGATGAATTGCAAAAGGTTTCTCACCGTGAATATACAACTGGATTTTATTTTCATAGGCCGACAGAAAAAGATCAGATTTATGGTTCGTCCTCTTATATACAGACAAGCGATTTTATTGGACTTGTTCTTAGCTATGATGAACCTACAGGGTTTGCAATTGTTGAGCAACGTAACAACATGAAAATCGGTCAGGAGATTGAAGTTATTCAACCTAAGGGGAAGACTTTTAAACAAAATATTGATATAATGTTAAATGATGAAGATGTGGCAATCGAAGTAGCGCCACATGCACAACAGATAATAAAAATAAAAATGAATGAACCGGTAGAGCCATATGCAATGTTAAGGCGTAAGGAGAATTATGAAAGAGCTAGTCAAAATAAAGATAGATCCTAA
- a CDS encoding DUF4911 domain-containing protein yields MKELVKIKIDPKDINFFNRIMEGYEYLGTVSTINNKEGIVIVRTTPDTFKEVEEVITNLPFHYSLIEE; encoded by the coding sequence ATGAAAGAGCTAGTCAAAATAAAGATAGATCCTAAAGATATTAACTTTTTCAATAGAATAATGGAAGGCTATGAATATTTAGGAACAGTTAGTACGATTAATAATAAAGAGGGAATTGTAATCGTTAGAACAACACCTGATACTTTTAAGGAAGTAGAAGAGGTAATCACGAATTTACCATTTCATTATTCTTTAATAGAAGAATAA
- a CDS encoding peptidoglycan D,D-transpeptidase FtsI family protein, which yields MPFPFARIYHLFLLLSAIGIILLARLFYLQIFISDDLAALGLLGRVQEVKMVSLRGDILARNGEKLTNSIEQYNLTIFPGKYYQKEGQVEELSKILSRDSEELKREIKSIVKPKVIAENLSEDIIKKINQLGLDGFIISKAKVRYGENIANHIVGYINKSDNKGVSGIEYLYDDILKVADEEYVAALIDARSELIPGLSYKKLHLPEPYGNNDVRLTIDYGIQKKVEEILDENKVHKAAVVVMNPKTGEILSMVSRPNFMPGKIEDYFSAEDSPLLNRAVSSYQPGSVFKLVVAAAALEKDIVKPKEVFNDDGFIDVDGIIFRGWDEKSGKRKLTFEEAIAYSSNPVLIQVGLKLGFENLKLFAQKFGFGNRTDLNFPNETLGNLPTNDQYHRGELANFSIGQGKCEVTPLQMACFTSAIANDGSIPSPKLVIEINNRHGDSIKMIKTKESKKIFSSKTAKILKDMMLGVTSYGTGQAAYVKEGGSAGKTGSAETGKVNEKGQSINHAWFVGFAPFDEPEYTVVVFVEDGMSGGNIAAPLFRQIIESIEKAEVT from the coding sequence ATGCCTTTTCCTTTTGCACGCATTTATCATTTATTCCTTTTGCTTTCAGCTATAGGAATTATTTTATTAGCTCGATTATTTTACTTGCAAATTTTCATTAGTGATGATTTAGCAGCTTTGGGGTTATTGGGACGGGTGCAAGAAGTAAAAATGGTATCATTACGAGGTGATATTTTAGCTCGTAATGGAGAGAAACTAACGAATTCTATAGAGCAATATAATCTTACGATATTTCCTGGAAAATATTATCAAAAGGAAGGGCAAGTTGAAGAACTATCTAAAATATTAAGCAGAGACAGTGAAGAATTAAAAAGAGAAATTAAATCCATTGTAAAACCAAAGGTAATTGCAGAAAACTTATCTGAAGATATAATAAAAAAAATTAATCAATTAGGTTTAGATGGATTTATAATTAGTAAAGCTAAAGTTCGATATGGAGAAAACATTGCAAATCATATAGTTGGATATATTAACAAAAGTGATAATAAAGGCGTAAGTGGAATTGAATATTTATATGATGACATTTTAAAAGTTGCAGATGAAGAGTACGTAGCGGCCTTAATAGATGCAAGAAGTGAACTTATCCCTGGATTAAGCTATAAAAAATTGCATTTGCCGGAGCCATATGGGAATAATGATGTCAGATTGACGATTGATTATGGGATACAAAAAAAGGTAGAAGAGATATTAGATGAAAATAAAGTGCATAAAGCCGCAGTTGTAGTTATGAATCCTAAAACAGGTGAAATTTTATCCATGGTATCTAGACCCAATTTTATGCCTGGAAAAATTGAAGATTACTTCTCTGCGGAAGATTCCCCATTATTAAATCGTGCAGTTAGTAGTTATCAGCCGGGGTCTGTATTTAAATTAGTTGTAGCTGCAGCCGCATTGGAAAAAGATATTGTAAAACCTAAGGAAGTTTTTAATGATGATGGTTTTATTGACGTAGATGGAATTATTTTTCGTGGTTGGGATGAAAAAAGTGGAAAAAGAAAGCTTACATTTGAAGAAGCTATTGCATACTCGAGTAATCCAGTACTTATTCAAGTTGGGCTGAAGCTAGGATTTGAAAATTTAAAATTATTTGCACAGAAGTTTGGTTTCGGAAATCGGACGGATTTAAATTTCCCTAATGAGACTTTAGGAAATCTACCTACAAATGATCAATATCATCGAGGTGAACTTGCTAATTTTTCAATAGGACAAGGAAAGTGTGAAGTCACACCGTTACAGATGGCGTGTTTTACATCAGCAATAGCAAATGATGGAAGTATACCTTCGCCTAAATTGGTGATCGAGATAAATAATCGTCATGGTGATTCTATAAAGATGATTAAAACAAAAGAAAGTAAAAAAATATTTTCGTCTAAAACTGCAAAAATATTAAAAGATATGATGCTTGGTGTTACGAGTTATGGTACTGGGCAAGCTGCATATGTTAAAGAAGGTGGATCGGCGGGAAAAACAGGATCTGCTGAAACTGGCAAGGTAAATGAAAAAGGGCAAAGTATCAATCATGCTTGGTTCGTTGGGTTTGCACCATTTGATGAACCTGAGTATACAGTCGTTGTTTTTGTCGAAGATGGAATGTCTGGTGGAAACATAGCAGCGCCACTTTTTCGTCAAATTATAGAGTCTATAGAAAAGGCTGAGGTTACATAA
- the thrS gene encoding threonine--tRNA ligase — protein MIKLMLKDGAVREVKEGTTLLEFAQTLSRSLAKSVLVAKVDDVVVGLDTELTKDAKVELLTFADSEGKHALRHSASHILAQAVQRLYKNVQLAIGPAIENGFYYDFDVEKPFSPEDLEKIQKEMEKIIQENLSIERKELSRKDAIKMFADKGETYKVELINDLPEDAVISTYQQGEFVDLCAGPHVLSTGKVKAFKLQSIAGAYWRGDEKRKMLQRIYGTAFEKKAELDAYLTMLEEAAKRDHRKLGRELDLFSLQEEGPGFPFFHPNGMIIRNELENFWRQLHREYGYKEIKTPIILNRKLWEQSGHWDHYKENMYFTQIDGEDYAVKPMNCPGGILVYRTQHHSYRDLPLRTAELGLVHRHELSGALHGLMRVRNFTQDDAHIFMLPSQIKDEIQKVIDLFDKVYSTFGLSYHAELSTRPENSMGSDEVWETATNALRDALNERGMEYIVNEGDGAFYGPKIDFHLKDSIGRTWQCGTIQLDMLLPEKFDLTYVGEDGQKHRPVMIHRVVYGSIERFIGILIEHYAGVFPVWIAPVQVKILTIADKHAEYAVALEREMFAKGIRAEVDDRNEKIGYKIREAQMSKAPYIIVVGDKEMEEGQVAVRKHGEKNSIVQSKTEFINEVIEKIQKKA, from the coding sequence TTGATAAAATTAATGTTAAAAGATGGCGCTGTACGTGAAGTGAAAGAAGGCACAACTTTATTAGAATTTGCGCAAACTTTAAGCCGCAGTTTAGCGAAAAGCGTATTAGTGGCAAAAGTAGATGATGTCGTAGTTGGTTTAGATACAGAGTTAACGAAAGATGCAAAGGTCGAATTGTTAACTTTTGCTGATAGTGAAGGAAAACATGCGCTTAGACATAGTGCTTCACATATTTTGGCTCAAGCTGTACAACGTTTATATAAAAATGTGCAGCTTGCAATTGGTCCAGCAATTGAAAATGGATTTTATTACGATTTTGATGTTGAAAAACCATTTTCGCCAGAAGATTTAGAGAAGATTCAAAAAGAAATGGAAAAAATCATACAAGAAAATTTATCAATCGAGCGCAAGGAATTAAGTCGTAAAGATGCAATTAAAATGTTTGCAGATAAAGGTGAAACATATAAAGTAGAGCTTATTAATGATTTGCCAGAAGATGCTGTAATTTCTACGTATCAACAAGGTGAATTTGTTGATTTATGCGCTGGCCCGCATGTGCTTTCAACAGGAAAAGTGAAAGCTTTTAAATTGCAAAGTATTGCAGGTGCTTATTGGCGTGGCGATGAAAAACGTAAAATGTTACAACGTATTTACGGAACGGCTTTTGAAAAGAAAGCAGAGCTTGATGCATATTTGACCATGCTTGAAGAAGCTGCTAAACGTGATCATCGTAAATTAGGGCGTGAATTAGATCTATTTAGTTTACAAGAAGAAGGACCGGGCTTTCCGTTTTTTCATCCAAATGGAATGATTATTCGCAATGAATTAGAAAATTTCTGGCGCCAATTACATCGTGAGTATGGCTATAAAGAAATTAAAACTCCAATTATTTTAAATCGTAAATTATGGGAACAGTCAGGACATTGGGATCATTATAAAGAAAACATGTATTTTACGCAAATTGATGGTGAAGATTATGCGGTAAAACCAATGAATTGCCCAGGTGGAATCTTGGTATATCGTACACAACATCATAGTTATCGTGATTTGCCGCTTCGTACGGCAGAGCTTGGGCTCGTACATCGTCATGAATTGTCTGGGGCATTACATGGATTAATGAGAGTGCGTAATTTTACGCAAGACGATGCACATATATTTATGTTGCCATCGCAAATTAAAGATGAAATTCAAAAAGTAATTGATTTATTTGATAAAGTATATAGTACGTTTGGATTATCTTATCATGCGGAATTAAGTACCCGTCCAGAAAATTCAATGGGTAGTGATGAAGTATGGGAAACTGCTACAAATGCTTTACGTGATGCATTAAATGAACGTGGTATGGAGTATATTGTTAACGAAGGTGATGGTGCATTTTATGGACCTAAAATTGACTTTCATTTAAAAGATTCCATTGGTCGTACATGGCAATGTGGGACGATTCAACTAGACATGCTATTGCCTGAAAAATTTGATTTAACTTACGTAGGTGAGGATGGACAAAAGCATCGTCCAGTTATGATTCACCGTGTTGTATACGGCAGCATTGAACGCTTTATTGGAATTTTAATTGAGCATTATGCTGGTGTGTTCCCAGTATGGATTGCACCTGTGCAAGTAAAAATTCTAACGATTGCTGATAAACATGCAGAGTATGCAGTTGCTTTAGAAAGAGAAATGTTTGCAAAAGGAATTCGAGCTGAGGTTGATGACCGCAATGAGAAAATTGGCTATAAAATTCGTGAAGCACAAATGTCTAAAGCACCTTATATTATTGTTGTTGGTGATAAAGAAATGGAAGAGGGACAAGTTGCGGTTCGCAAACATGGGGAGAAAAATAGCATAGTTCAATCTAAAACAGAATTTATTAATGAAGTAATAGAAAAAATTCAGAAAAAAGCATAA
- the infC gene encoding translation initiation factor IF-3 yields MSISKENPKINEEIRAREVRVTSPTGEQLGIMSLRDALRIAGEQQLDLVEVAPTAKPPVCRIMDFGKYRYEQQKRDKEAKKKQKVVTVKEVKLRPNIEQHDFSVKLKNALRFIEDGDKVKVTIMFRGRELSHPELGREILLKMAAEMKELVTVERDPKLEGKNMIMILAPKAHN; encoded by the coding sequence ATCTCAATTAGTAAAGAGAATCCAAAAATTAATGAAGAGATTCGGGCAAGAGAAGTTCGCGTAACGAGTCCGACTGGTGAACAGCTTGGTATTATGTCTCTTAGAGATGCATTAAGGATTGCAGGTGAACAACAATTAGATTTAGTTGAAGTTGCACCTACAGCAAAACCACCAGTTTGTCGTATTATGGATTTTGGTAAATACAGATACGAACAACAAAAACGTGACAAAGAGGCGAAGAAGAAACAAAAAGTTGTTACTGTAAAAGAAGTAAAACTTCGTCCGAATATTGAACAGCATGATTTTAGCGTCAAGCTAAAAAATGCACTTCGTTTTATCGAAGATGGTGATAAAGTAAAAGTTACCATTATGTTCCGTGGTAGAGAGCTATCGCATCCGGAACTTGGCAGAGAGATATTACTTAAGATGGCTGCTGAAATGAAAGAATTAGTAACCGTTGAACGTGATCCAAAGCTTGAAGGTAAAAATATGATTATGATTTTAGCACCAAAGGCACATAACTAA
- the rpmI gene encoding 50S ribosomal protein L35 translates to MPKIKTRRAAAKRFKVTGSGEFKRAKAFKSHILEKKSPARKRNLRKATLVSKADYERVTKMLPYA, encoded by the coding sequence ATGCCAAAAATTAAAACACGCAGAGCTGCAGCAAAACGTTTCAAAGTAACTGGTTCCGGTGAATTTAAACGTGCAAAGGCTTTTAAAAGTCATATCTTAGAAAAGAAATCCCCGGCTCGTAAACGTAATTTACGGAAAGCAACACTTGTAAGCAAAGCTGATTACGAACGCGTAACTAAAATGCTTCCTTACGCTTAA
- the rplT gene encoding 50S ribosomal protein L20, with protein sequence MPRVKKGVTAHRRHKKILKLAKGYRGAKSKQFKKANETVMKALYYARRDRRAKKGEFRQLWIARINAAARINGISYSKLINGLTKAGVAVNRKMLADLAVNDSAAFTKLVEVAKEQLQ encoded by the coding sequence ATGCCAAGAGTTAAAAAAGGCGTGACTGCACATAGACGTCATAAAAAGATTTTAAAACTAGCTAAAGGTTATAGAGGCGCAAAAAGCAAACAGTTTAAAAAAGCAAATGAAACTGTAATGAAAGCGCTTTACTATGCGCGTCGTGACCGTCGTGCGAAAAAAGGTGAATTCCGTCAATTATGGATCGCTCGTATTAATGCGGCAGCTCGTATTAATGGAATTTCCTACAGCAAATTAATCAATGGTTTAACAAAAGCTGGTGTAGCTGTTAACCGTAAGATGCTTGCTGATTTGGCTGTAAATGACAGTGCTGCATTTACTAAATTAGTAGAAGTAGCAAAAGAACAATTACAATAA
- a CDS encoding TrkH family potassium uptake protein: MNAKKFANFLDISSWQLTPYQILIIGFTLLIFIGTFLLMLPISHAQGGGMSFINALFTATSAVCVTGLVVVDTGTFFSLFGQLVIVALIQIGAFGIMTTATLAAVIMRRKIQLKDRLIMQEALNQLTLSGIVRLTIYICQASLLIELIGGTILAARFYQDFGIEGIYFGYWHAASAFCNAGFDVFGGSGSNITRYVDDAVVTMTLSSLIIAGGVGFGVLADIWQNKKFRLFSLQTKVVLYTTAFLIAFGTFWVLILEYDNDATLGGLTFYGKLLASYFQAVTARTAGYATIDTSLLMDGTLFSIIILMFIGASPGSTGSGIKTTTFAVIVSAVWAQIRGKTEAELFYRRIPTITVYKSFTIFIIAAILIVFVTLMLSISESFPFINILFEVVSAFSTTGLSTGITSELTWHGKLWIIFTMFIGRIGPMTVAFALALKYKKSKIQYPEGKITIG; encoded by the coding sequence TTGAATGCTAAAAAGTTTGCGAATTTTTTAGATATATCTAGTTGGCAGTTAACGCCATATCAAATTCTTATTATTGGTTTTACTTTATTGATATTCATAGGAACATTTTTATTGATGTTACCAATATCGCACGCACAAGGAGGGGGGATGTCGTTTATTAATGCATTATTTACGGCTACTTCTGCTGTTTGTGTAACTGGTTTAGTTGTCGTAGATACGGGGACATTCTTTTCTTTATTTGGACAATTAGTTATTGTTGCATTAATTCAAATTGGTGCATTTGGGATTATGACGACAGCAACATTAGCGGCTGTTATTATGCGACGCAAAATACAGCTAAAAGACCGTTTGATTATGCAGGAAGCATTAAATCAATTAACTTTATCAGGAATTGTTCGCCTGACGATTTATATTTGTCAAGCATCATTATTGATTGAGCTTATTGGTGGAACAATTTTAGCTGCTAGATTTTATCAGGATTTTGGAATTGAAGGAATTTATTTTGGATATTGGCATGCTGCTTCTGCATTTTGTAATGCTGGATTTGATGTTTTTGGTGGCAGTGGAAGTAATATTACTCGTTATGTTGATGATGCTGTAGTTACGATGACGCTGAGTTCTTTAATTATTGCTGGTGGGGTAGGTTTTGGAGTTTTAGCTGATATCTGGCAGAATAAGAAATTTAGATTGTTTTCATTGCAGACAAAGGTTGTTTTATATACTACTGCTTTTTTAATTGCATTTGGTACATTTTGGGTTTTGATTTTGGAATATGATAATGATGCCACTTTAGGTGGACTTACTTTTTATGGTAAATTATTAGCTAGTTACTTCCAAGCTGTAACGGCAAGAACGGCTGGATATGCTACAATTGATACGAGTTTATTGATGGATGGAACATTATTTTCCATTATTATTTTAATGTTTATTGGTGCATCACCAGGCTCGACAGGAAGTGGAATAAAGACAACGACGTTTGCAGTGATTGTATCAGCTGTTTGGGCGCAAATTCGTGGAAAAACGGAAGCTGAATTATTTTATCGGCGTATACCAACAATAACTGTCTATAAATCTTTTACGATTTTTATTATAGCTGCTATTTTAATTGTATTTGTTACATTGATGCTTAGTATTAGTGAATCTTTTCCATTTATTAATATTTTATTTGAAGTTGTATCTGCATTTTCAACAACGGGATTATCTACAGGGATTACATCCGAATTAACATGGCATGGTAAACTATGGATTATTTTTACAATGTTTATTGGAAGGATTGGTCCAATGACAGTAGCATTTGCGTTGGCTTTAAAATATAAGAAGAGTAAAATACAATATCCTGAAGGAAAAATTACAATTGGATAG
- a CDS encoding potassium channel family protein has protein sequence MKIKNNRNNRQFAIIGLGRFGSNMAKALHKMGYEVLAIDKNPQKVQDFSDEVTHVIQADSTDEAALRAIGILNFDVVVVAIGEDVQSNIMTTLQLKEIGASYIVATARNSLHGKLLEKIGADRVVAPERDMARRVAYNLASTSVMDYIELSPKFSIVEITAPKAFQNQTLAESNIRAKYGINVVAIKRGDDLIISPLPNEVIINNDIVVVVGSNESINGLEELE, from the coding sequence ATGAAAATTAAGAATAATCGAAATAATCGACAATTTGCTATTATTGGTTTAGGACGGTTTGGAAGTAACATGGCAAAGGCATTACATAAAATGGGATATGAGGTTTTGGCTATTGATAAGAACCCACAAAAAGTGCAAGATTTTAGTGATGAAGTAACTCATGTTATCCAAGCCGATTCTACAGATGAAGCTGCTTTAAGAGCGATTGGAATACTTAATTTTGATGTAGTTGTAGTGGCTATTGGTGAAGATGTTCAATCAAATATCATGACAACTTTGCAGCTCAAAGAAATTGGCGCATCCTATATTGTAGCTACTGCTCGTAATAGCTTACATGGGAAATTGCTTGAAAAAATTGGAGCGGATAGGGTTGTTGCTCCCGAACGAGATATGGCACGGCGTGTAGCGTATAACTTAGCATCAACAAGTGTGATGGATTATATTGAGCTTTCACCAAAGTTTAGTATTGTGGAGATTACAGCACCGAAAGCTTTTCAGAATCAAACATTAGCAGAGTCTAATATTCGTGCAAAGTATGGAATAAATGTTGTAGCAATTAAACGGGGTGATGATTTGATTATTTCACCTTTGCCTAATGAAGTGATTATCAATAATGATATAGTTGTTGTTGTCGGTAGCAATGAAAGCATTAACGGCTTGGAGGAACTAGAGTGA
- a CDS encoding TrmH family RNA methyltransferase: protein MSEVITSLQNAHIKLAASLKQKKYRDMHQVFIAEGTRLVEEVLKSDWEIKFAIYLDSVKNERILHLVDELKTRNCALYRVNQSIYDKVCETKGSQGILLVVKKHQYNLSDILKRAENPVVVIMDSVQDPGNVGTIIRTADAAGCSGVILTKGSADIFNGKTVRSAMGALFHVPIIEDVETEDLLQFVKKNSIRTYAAALDKTAKTYFSCDFAKPTAMIFGNEGNGVSDTLLIGASEKVFIPMQGDAESLNVATSAAIIIYESLRQRISRNC from the coding sequence GTGAGCGAAGTAATTACCAGTTTGCAAAATGCACATATTAAATTAGCTGCTAGTTTAAAACAGAAAAAGTATAGAGACATGCATCAAGTTTTTATTGCGGAAGGGACTAGATTAGTTGAAGAGGTACTGAAATCTGATTGGGAAATTAAATTTGCCATTTACTTAGACTCTGTGAAAAACGAGAGAATTTTGCACTTGGTAGATGAATTGAAAACGAGAAATTGTGCCCTATATCGGGTGAATCAAAGTATTTATGATAAAGTTTGTGAAACAAAAGGCTCACAGGGGATTTTATTGGTGGTAAAGAAGCACCAGTATAATTTATCAGATATATTAAAAAGAGCTGAAAACCCGGTTGTCGTAATTATGGATAGCGTGCAAGACCCTGGAAATGTTGGGACTATTATTCGTACTGCGGATGCTGCAGGATGTAGCGGAGTAATTTTAACGAAGGGGTCTGCTGATATTTTTAATGGAAAAACAGTGCGGTCGGCAATGGGGGCACTGTTTCATGTACCTATTATTGAAGATGTAGAGACAGAGGATCTATTGCAGTTTGTGAAAAAGAATTCTATTAGAACTTATGCAGCTGCACTTGATAAAACTGCTAAAACTTATTTTTCATGTGATTTTGCTAAACCAACGGCAATGATTTTTGGTAATGAAGGAAATGGCGTAAGTGATACATTGTTAATAGGTGCAAGTGAAAAAGTATTTATCCCAATGCAAGGCGATGCTGAATCGTTAAATGTAGCAACTTCGGCTGCAATTATTATTTATGAAAGTTTAAGGCAAAGAATTTCTAGGAATTGTTGA